A genomic stretch from Actinomycetota bacterium includes:
- a CDS encoding slipin family protein: MELLVLIGIVFVIIVLASSIRIVQEYEKGVIFRIGRVIGAKGPGLFFVIPIIDRMVKANLQTVTLDIPPQDVITKDNVTVRVNAVCYFRVFDAVKAVVEVQNYLYATSQIAQTTLRAVLSKVDLDQILTERDELNIEIQRIIDDVSDPWGIKVERVEIKDVDLPQEMQRAMAKQAEAERERRSKIIAAEGEFQASEKLAQAAEVISRHPIAYQLRYLQTVTDVSAEKNSTLVIPIPIELLAPFKAAFGEDASTFTTPT, translated from the coding sequence ATGGAGCTGCTGGTTCTGATCGGGATCGTGTTCGTGATCATCGTGTTGGCCTCTTCGATCCGCATCGTTCAGGAGTACGAGAAGGGCGTCATCTTCCGCATCGGTCGCGTCATCGGTGCAAAGGGGCCGGGCCTGTTCTTCGTGATCCCGATCATCGACCGGATGGTGAAAGCGAACCTGCAGACGGTGACACTGGACATCCCGCCCCAAGACGTCATCACGAAGGACAACGTCACCGTGCGCGTTAACGCGGTGTGCTACTTCAGGGTCTTCGACGCGGTCAAAGCGGTCGTCGAGGTGCAGAACTATCTGTACGCGACGTCGCAGATCGCGCAGACGACCTTGCGCGCGGTGCTTTCCAAGGTCGATCTCGACCAGATCCTGACCGAGCGGGACGAGCTCAACATCGAGATCCAGCGCATCATCGACGACGTGTCGGATCCGTGGGGAATCAAGGTCGAGCGCGTCGAGATCAAAGACGTCGACCTACCGCAGGAGATGCAGCGCGCGATGGCCAAGCAGGCCGAGGCCGAGCGGGAGCGACGCTCGAAGATCATCGCCGCTGAGGGTGAGTTCCAAGCCTCTGAGAAGTTGGCGCAGGCCGCAGAGGTCATCTCTCGCCACCCGATCGCCTACCAGCTGAGATACCTGCAGACCGTCACCGATGTCTCGGCCGAGAAGAACTCGACGCTCGTGATCCCGATCCCGATCGAGCTGCTGGCCCCCTTCAAAGCAGCCTTCGGCGAAGACGCGAGCACCTTCACCACGCCCACCTAA
- a CDS encoding nodulation protein NfeD translates to MAARFVRFGIVAVVVAALLGPLASNGLAQNDPAATIDLVEVTGVIDQPTADYLQARLQGAQDDGVQAIVIQLDTPGGLDVAMREITEEMLNSSVPVIVWVAPRGARAASAGTFIAYAAHLAYMAEATEIGAATPVNLGGGDTLDSKVTSDAAAYIRALAQANERNAEWAEQAVTEAASLSADEAVDIGVVNGSASSLGDLLRILDGEEVEAADAGTVTLETWDEAAGTPTVTIRFQEMNLVQRLLHAVTRPDVAFLLLLVGMFGLIFELYNPGIGLAGIIGAVCLLLGFYALSVLPTNWVGVLLVVLAVVFFLVDVHTAGLGVWTVGGVAALITGALLLFSDAAPALRLDLWVIGAALFGTLVFFISVMTAALRVRLRRPITGQEGIIGQIAEARTDIAPEGTVFTNGTLWRARTMETGIAAGSKVEVKATEGLVLLVEPLHEHAQSSD, encoded by the coding sequence ATGGCCGCTCGCTTCGTTCGCTTCGGGATCGTCGCCGTCGTCGTAGCGGCCCTGCTGGGACCGCTGGCCTCGAACGGTCTCGCACAGAACGACCCCGCCGCCACCATCGATCTCGTCGAGGTCACGGGCGTCATAGACCAGCCCACCGCCGACTACCTCCAGGCGCGCCTGCAGGGCGCTCAGGACGATGGCGTGCAGGCCATCGTCATCCAGCTCGACACCCCCGGCGGCCTCGACGTGGCGATGCGCGAGATCACCGAGGAGATGCTGAACTCCAGCGTCCCGGTGATCGTGTGGGTCGCGCCGCGCGGCGCTAGGGCGGCATCGGCCGGAACCTTCATCGCCTACGCCGCCCACCTCGCCTACATGGCCGAGGCCACGGAGATCGGCGCCGCAACGCCGGTCAACCTCGGAGGCGGAGACACCCTCGACTCGAAGGTGACGAGCGACGCGGCTGCCTACATCAGAGCCCTCGCCCAGGCCAACGAGCGCAACGCGGAGTGGGCCGAGCAAGCGGTAACCGAAGCGGCTTCGCTCAGCGCGGATGAAGCCGTGGACATCGGGGTGGTCAATGGATCCGCGTCGTCGCTGGGCGATCTCCTCCGGATCCTGGACGGGGAGGAGGTCGAAGCCGCGGACGCAGGAACCGTCACGCTCGAGACGTGGGACGAGGCCGCGGGCACCCCGACCGTGACGATCCGCTTCCAGGAGATGAACCTGGTGCAGCGCCTCCTCCACGCGGTGACCCGGCCCGACGTCGCGTTCCTGCTCTTGTTGGTGGGGATGTTCGGCCTGATCTTCGAGCTCTACAACCCCGGCATCGGCCTCGCCGGGATCATCGGCGCGGTCTGCCTCCTGTTGGGGTTCTACGCGCTCAGCGTGCTGCCGACGAACTGGGTCGGCGTCCTGCTCGTCGTGCTCGCCGTCGTCTTCTTCTTGGTCGACGTGCACACCGCGGGACTCGGCGTGTGGACGGTGGGAGGCGTCGCCGCGCTCATCACGGGCGCCCTGTTGCTGTTCTCGGACGCGGCCCCGGCGCTGAGGCTCGACCTCTGGGTCATCGGGGCCGCGCTTTTCGGAACGCTGGTCTTCTTCATCTCCGTCATGACGGCGGCGCTGCGCGTGCGCTTGCGGCGCCCGATCACGGGCCAGGAGGGCATCATCGGCCAGATCGCCGAAGCTCGAACCGACATCGCGCCGGAGGGCACGGTGTTCACCAACGGCACGCTGTGGCGGGCGCGCACGATGGAGACCGGGATCGCCGCGGGCTCCAAGGTCGAGGTGAAAGCGACGGAGGGACTCGTGTTACTGGTTGAGCCGCTTCACGAACACGCACAGTCGTCTGACTAG